The sequence below is a genomic window from Harmonia axyridis chromosome 1, icHarAxyr1.1, whole genome shotgun sequence.
ATACAATACGATATAtctaatatttcattaatttctgttcataaatatcaatttgtatattatctgcaataaaaaatatttcaattttagttgAGTATTATTACTGAGGTAAAATATTAACTTGGATGCATaacctcactgaaatattgaacaaattgaaattgatattacagttttttcacaattttcggtgcaggttttcattcaaattgtgagttatttcgaattatgaaataataaggcGCCAAGTGCGCAGAATCAACATCGTTAGTTCCAATCCCTGCCCATAAGGTCGCCACAATCacgcttatttattttaccCCTGAGTCGTCACTCTTTTCCTCCTTTCTCTATgcctgtatttaaataaagtaagTTCCATTTGCGCTGGAAGGACGCTCCGATGTTTCGCGCGCATTTGATGTAATTTTACGTGTTCACGAAATAAGCGGTAAGTACACCAATACATGAAATTCACATATTTAAAGTAGGTTATTGTGTATCTGTAAGCTTCAATTGtcgattcaaaaaatatttccggTATTTCAATGGCACATAAAagttttattcaaatttgtttcaaatttagtACGATCGGGTTATGAGAGTCACTGCAGTGCGGGCAATGGGAGTTGACTCCCATTGCCCGCAATCAATGTaaagtatttcaaaaaatttattctCATTAATCTCTATTCCAGAAATGCCAAAAATACGTCAAGGGTCGACGAGTAAGGCTCAGTGGTCATCTGAAACACTGTCAAAAGCTGAGGTTCTCATAAGTCAAGGCCACTCTATGAGAAGTGCTGCTAAAACCTTGAATATACCTTTTTGAAGCCTCCAAAAACTTTTGAAGATGAACAATTCATCGGATCCACGTCTAGGACGACtcggaaaaagttttttcagacCAGATAAAATACTCATCTTCTATTTTTTATGGAGTCACAGCGATTCAAATAAGGAAAGCCGCCTACCAGTATGCAGAAGAGCTTAAAATTAAACACAATTTTGACAGGAACGCTAAAATGGCTGGACAAGACTGGCTAGATGGctttttgaaaagaaatggGATCTCTGTACGAAAACCTGAAGCTACAAGTGTCAACAGAATAACGGCTTTCAATAAAAAAGAAGTCCAACTGTTCTACAAACTATTAGGAGATCTAATGGACAAATATAAATTTACTGCTAATAATACAGGGTCCGGCAAAAAAACCTCCCCGGTTTGAGTAGGCCACCGCGTGAGTTGTAGTGGGGGTAGAGATCGGGAGGGGGTATTGTTCCGTAGCGGCGTACGTGTCATCAGTGTTGCCAGAAATGCAGAATTTTCTGCAATATGCAGAATTTCAGCCTTCAAAAAGGGCtaatgaagaaaagaagaatATTTCACGAAAACCACTAAAATatgcagaatttttgaaattcacatgtatttgaaattattttattcatttcatctttCATCCCTCAGAGAAAAGTTTTCTTTTCATCATCCATTTGTGACAGAGACATCTCACGGTTAAATGATTCAGCTACGAGCTACGACTCGAAATTATTGGCAATTCGACATCGAGATGGCGCTAGCAACAGCAAAATATTGCAGTGTGCTACATCTTTTTATAGAAACTGTAAACTGGTAAAGTCCCGACTCCCGACACTCCCGACTGTCggtaattttacatttcattctTCTGCCTTCTACTTAATAATAGTGCTTTGTCGCCATTATCATTTGATTTATGCTAGTTAACAGATTTATTTAAAAATGAGTTCAAGTGAAGAAGATTATCAGGGGTAAGAAACATCATTATATCAAAATATGTACgcatatttattaattaattattttattttggcgAGACTACGACTTATATTAATTattctgtattttatttttagattttcCATAACAATGGACAAATCGCAGCAGGCCTCTACAAGTTCCCATGGGAAAAACGATACAGATACACccacaaaaaaaagaaaatatcgtGACGAGTTAAGTGTGGacgaaaaacaaaaagttttcaaaaggaAGTTCCATTCAGATTGGAAAAATGAGGAAGAATTTAAAGGTAAAGCAATAATGAAACTGAAATGagtttatatttaaattttttttttggttcacaggGTGGCTCTGTGAAGTGCCAAATGaacaaggaaaattcaaatgtcAATTGTGCAATTGTATTCTTTCACTAAGAGCTGGAAAACAGGAAGTAGTTAAGCATGCTAATTCAAAAAAGCATTTAGCTAAAATCAATGCGAGAAAATCGACACCATCGGTTAAAAGCATGTTTCAAGAATCCCAGACAGCAACTTCAATAAAGGACGAAATTGCGACAGCCGAGATTCGTATTAGTGCTTTTTTCGCAGAACACAATATTGCTGTTTCTGTAGCCGATGATCTCGTAGATTTAATTAAAGTCACCTGCAACAAACCTGATGTTGTTAAAGGAATATCACTTGCAAGAACAAAAACAACGAAAGTGATAAATAATGTATTATGCAAAGTTGAAACAAGTGAACTAATTTCAATCTTGAAGGTAATTAAGTTTAGCATTTTAGTAGATGAAAGCACAGACTTAAGTATGGATAAATACCTATGTATTTTAGTGAGATATGTTTGTCCCGAATCAGGTAATTTAATGACTAAATTACTTAAAATGTTGAAATTAGAAGCAACTGATACCACAGCAGAAAATATTTACAGACAGtttaaacaatttttcaaggcaTGCGATATTCCTTTAACTAACATTATTGGGTTAGCTTCTGACGGAGCGAATGTAATGTTGGGTAAGCACAATTCCTTTATGACAAGATTGATGGCTGATACAAAAGTATTAGTTGTTTTGAAATGTATTTGCCATAGTGCAGCTATAATAGCAAGTACTGCATGCAATGTTTTACCTGCAGCTCCTGAGGATTTATTACGGGCCTTAAGCTCATATGTATCCGCTAGTGGTAAACGATCTGCTCAGCTAGCCGAATTACAGGAGTATCTgaataattctaaaaaaaaaattttaaaactgtCTTCAACAAGGTGGCTGTGCCTGCATCAGTGTATTGAAAGGGTTTTAGAAATGTGGTCTACTTTGCAGCACTTTTTTCTACTGGCCTCTACTGAGGACCATCTTAAACAAACGAAATTCATATTAGATGCTTTGAATTGTAGCGAGACCAAGGCCTaccttttatttttgaaatatgttcTTAATTTTCTGAACTCTTTTAATGCGCTGTTTCAGGCCAAAACAGTCCTTATCCATCAATTAGGAGCAGAAAGCAGACGTATTTACTTCAAATTTTGTAATAACTTTATAAAACCAAGTGAAATCAAAATTGATGTTAACTGCAATCTCCCAATTAATTTTGTAGATATATGGAAAGTTTATTTAGGGTCtgactgtgaaaatttcattttaaatttagaAGTagatgtacaaaaaaaaattagattgaaATGTTTAGAATTTTATTCAGTTTGTTGTAGAGAAATGCAGAATCGTTTACCGATGCAAGATatcttttttaatgaattattgtTTATAACACCAAAGATTGCTTTGTCATTAGAAAGGCCTGAGGAATGCCAACAAATTTCGGcggttatttcaaaatttcaggcgattttagataaaaaaaatgaaatagaaacagAGTggcgaaatattcaatttcacttCAGTGATGAAGAGAAAATGGAATTATTGGAGTTGCCGATTTCCAAATTTTGGCATAGAATAAGAGAAACCAAAGATTTTAGTGACAAAAGTATATTTATCAATATTGCTACTTTAGCATTACTTGTACTTTCGCTGCCACACTCAAATGCAGGAGCTGAAAgggtattttcaataatgaatgatgtgaaaacaaaaaagcgGAATAGACTTCAAGAAAATACATTGAATTCTCTTTGTGTATTGCGTAGCCATTTTCAAGAGACTGGAACAAATGCTGCAAAAATGTGTGTCAATGAAAAACATTTAGATttgatgaaatcaaaaaatttatattgctaataaggtatTATGTTGTGTTTTGAACTTCTGTTCTGTTATACCTATGAAATGAATaggtaatttttaattttactttattattttttattcatcaaacgtttaaatttgataaaatcaaaaaatttatatacCTAATTAGGTAGGTATTATGTTGTGTTCTGAACTTtatctatattattttttatccaTTAAACATTTGTTGATTATGttgaatttgtttttcattaacTTAGGGAGGTGGGAGGGTTTCAGCGTGaaccaattttgaattttggcgCGTGCATATatgtcaaaataattttgaattttggcgCGTGCAtatctttcaaaatatttgcaGATTTCTGTAATGGCTACAATTCCCACAGAAGAAATCtgtaaaaagaaaatttgacACGAGCACCCATAGAAatatataacaatatatatgttatatatttctatgcgagacattttttgtttagaatgaaacaggctatcggaaataaatttttaaatggtaaacaaataataagacaaaaagttacattggaaataaattttagggGTTGCGTTTTTCACCCCTTACAACCATggggtaaaccaaataaattactggctaagtgtctttttggtagtacaaaacgtcaggttaatttcaatattgtaactttttcagtgcttgtgaaaaaaattgttatacaaattttatgtaccccctttaaggggctgtatcttaacaagggatgctccaatgaagtttctttatatgaaagatcctatctttttttcgatgaggaatcacctccttaaatgttttacacttattcagttacaccctgtatattataacagatataacgtaaattatatacacaattttttaaaaaatctcaaaaactagatgtgatggacaaaatctgagaacttttttacattctgcatccaaaaattactcaggaacagttaaaaaatcgcaggcaccaaaatgtgtgttggcctgtgttatCAATAAGGGAAATATTACAACGAATCAAAAGCTTAACAGCTTGACAGGGTTGAATTCTTTCGAAATGttgaaaactattgaaattttagtattaagaataaaaagagaatattttgtttcatccctcagtattagtgaaaaaataatattaacttTTACAAAACTAAAGAATGACACGagctatgttgtattgtctttaCTCTTTGGAACATCAGTTCCCAAagtataaaagaaattttttatgacatgCTAACTGTGTTAGCGGCATTATTGAAACCTGCGATCTATCTACCACCCATTGAGGAAATTGGTAATAATTTGCCGCAACACTTTGAGCAATTTACTGATGTGAGAGTCATTCTTGATTGTACAGAAATCTCTGTTCAGAGAACTAAATGCCTGTGTTGTAGAGTAAGATATTTCAACTGATAAAGAAAATCCAACCGACATAttccttcaaatttttcctctgGTAGATCAAATCGTCTTCCAGACAAACTCATTCTCTTTACAAAATAGTGGAGGCAAAAACAATTCATTCACTCCAACTAATACGGATGAGATAAAAAGTTTTTCTTGGCATAAATTTTCTTAAGGGTATAAAAAAAACTTCCGACTATCCGAGACTATTGGTCTTCAAGAAGTGAACTCAGAGATTCGTTCATGAGTTCCTGTATGCCAAGGGACCTTTTCATATGGCTTCTCAAGAACTTTCATTAGAACGATAATTATTCTGTTCAACCGAGACCTAATACAGTTGAATACGACAAATTATTTAAGATAAGACCTTTACTAGAAAAGCTCTCAGATTGTAACAGTTAACACCACTTGATATTTAGATTGGTAATGCGATCTCTGGAGGTTAATTATTAATTCAGCTTAGAATATTCCGAATTAATatccacaatactccgacaggcacgacaaagttattttgaaacatgacaatgctcgcccacatgttgcacagccggtgaaaacatacttagaaacgctcaaatgggaagtcctaccccacccgccgtatagtccagacattgctccgtctgattactatctcttcagatcgatgacgcatggcctggctgaccagcacttccattcctacgaggaagacaaaaaatgggtggatgactggatagaggccaaaccggtcgaattttttcgcaacaggattcgtatgttgccagaaagatggggaaaagttgtagctagcgatggccaatactttcaataattcatttgtaaccattttttcacaataaaggctcaaaatttgaaaaaaaacgggaaagacttattcacacacctgatataaaTTTGTATTTATTATGTAATACCTATTTCTGCATTACTGAGATCGAATAACATTGCCGTggggaaatattttgaaatatttgtatttcttgttattatttttcttctgtgtgggaactttcgtttgacaactggtaTAGTCTGTGGTTACACTGAGAAAAATGATATGGCTTATAtttaataaatgattatttgaccGATATTTATTTATAGTAATCTCAGTAAGCCAATAACAAGTATATCTGATTTCCATCaaagaaatcaacaaatatGAGTTATTTTTAGTTAATAACAAATTTATTCAGGCCAAATTTATTTAGaccaaatattattcattccatgcaaataaatgattattagaaatatttaattcaaagtatatatttcagtgaaatataCATTCGTTAATAGTTAACATATTTATTTGTCTACTCCACTCATTCTTTATACTTGTCGAATCTTGTCTTTCGCTATCGACCAATAGGACGAATCGCGGCGCCCTGCATGACCGTATTTGCGCAGGTCTGAAGGGTCCGCAGTGCGTACTGCGTACTCCACAGGAGAAGAGTTCAGTACACATACTTTCTTTTCGTAGTTCGAAGTAGTAttactattatttattatagaCTAAGATCAGAATATCTATATCACGCAATCATAATATTTATATGTATTAGTTGTGACTGTGAATCTGAAGATATCAAGGCATAAGTATACCGAATATGGAAAACTTTTTGGAGGAAGGAGGATTGATGCATCTTAAAGAATCTCTGGAGGGTAAGTGTTATGCATATAAAATTAATTCTGCTAAATGTGTACAAGAACACAATATACACGattaattttcgtgaaattaatTGTTTCTGGCCAAATTTTGATCATGGATTACGAAAAATTGTGTTCTGTTCtagtttttagaaaaaaatcgcAAAAATTTCCAGAGTAACCCTACTTTATTTCGTTATTTCGTTTTCTTCTGGTCTATTCCTTTGATGTATATTcgtaataaatacaaaaatatagaTGTGCAATACGAATTTACCATTTACATTGCCAGAAATGGTCAAAAAATGAGAATTCCTTGCAGGAAATCCGCCATATCAAATTGGATTTAAGAAATCTGACGGTGGATTTTGCAGTGTTACCGGTTAGTATCAATTTAAGATTATTTCATGATAACTGAATATACTATTACCTCTTATATCTATGATATCTGTAATTAATACGAAATGGAAACACTGACATACACTTCTCCAGAAGGAGTTATGGCGGAATAGATAAACAATGAGgaaattcttatttttgagCATTTCTGGTAATGTAAATCGTGAAATTGTATCACAAATCTATCTTATTGTATTCATTATGAACATACATCGAAAGAATAGTACGGAACAGAGCGAAATAACGAAATAGAAAAACtttgtgatttttttaattctaaaacgaaacaccctttatacgtATGTTAATAATTATTCTCCTATTTTGTCAAAGATTATACTTTGTTGTAGAAAATGGAATAGATTCAATTGACCTAATAACACAACTTGTACAGGATAAATCGTTCGAAGAGACAGTGCCTCGATTGGGAGATCGATTGAAGATAAAAAGGAAACTATCCCTTTCTCAAAAGTGAGTCGTTCATTACATACCTACATCTGCTTTTTTATCACCATAACCTTAGCATTCTTACACTTATTTCGTTGACTTGGAGACTACTGCATGATATATCCAATATTTATTTAAATGTGCATGTATTTAGTTAATCTATATTACCCTATATTTTGATTGATTTATGTTTAAAATATATCTACAGGACTTGTTATGATGAGGTAACAGACCAAATTTCTACGAAGAAAATCATAATAGACGTTCCGGATATCCATGCAACCCCATCTGAAGTACAGTCGTTACGCAGTACTTCCTCGATTGATTTGGATTTCACATCTACACCGATTGTGTTCAACATTACACCTACACCTGTGTTGTCCAGTATTATAATTGGAGATAATACATTCCACTTGGAGCAATTGTTGCAGAATTCACTCATGGGTAGGGCTATTATCGAACTCTATAGAACGAACGGACAATTATCAACAACTTGTCAATCTTATTTGGTGGAGTTAATCGTTCAACATTTGATAAACATCCAACCTTTCAGGTAATAATGAATATAACTAAACAGtttttaatttaactaataactTTCTTTCTTTCAAGGAGACTAACGAATGAGGACTTTAGAAGACTATCGAAACATATTGTCGAACTATTTCCTGGTGAATTACACCAAGTATATTTCACCtctccaataaaaaaaagaaattccaaAGATAACAAAAGTGGGGTGGCGAGGGGCAAACTTGTTGACAAATATAGGAATAGGCTGACATTCCTAAGAAAATCAGGAATCATTTCTGCTAAATATACAGATAAAGAAGAGATTAATACACCTGAACCTAATGAAAGAAATCTTGAAGATGGTATGCAATTTCATAGTTTGATTATATTTTAGTATTACTTCTGAGTTTTTTGTAGATGACTTCGAAGAAGATTTGGTTTGGCTGATACATAACAGGGAACCCTGGGGAGAAGTGATAAATAAATGGTCTCAGACCTTTGAATATAGGAAACAACTCATCAGGCAGGATATAGAGTTTCAGGAGATTTTACAGAAATTTCCCATTATCAAAAATCCCCTAGGATACACTTTAATTGACATTGATTTCAAAAGGACATTCCAACCACagtatcaattaatttttaaaaaattcgaGCCTATCTTCCACAAGCTTTTGGagttgaagaagaaaaactTGAATCATGGTGATTTACTGATTGTAGATCTCATTCAATCGGAAAAAATTAATGTTGGTAAGATCCCAAAACTCAAATTACTGTTACCTAATAATCGTCTGAAGTATTGAAAGAAAGTCCCATAATTATTACCATTAACTTCATCCGATACCTACTCCTAGTCTAAACTTTCATTACTCCTATTCCTTTACATAATTAAGATTGATTTTGGTAGATATTCAATATTGGAAGATAAGTATCCTATATATATTCTAATAGAGATATTCCATTTTCAGAAAGTCGTCATTACTACATGCTTACCTTATTGGCTTCCCTTTTACCACAAAAATCATATGGAAAGAAGGGCAACATATGGCACCCTACAATAACGGACAGCGTGAAGGGTGTTATAGTACATATTAAGGTAGGTTATTCACATTgaacatcaatatcttcaatatcagtaactttattattttttatcagaTTCCTGCTGAAATCGAGGACACAATTAATAGCAAGAGGAAATTTCTATCCAAGTACAACCTTCCTCTACTTCCTTTTGTGATTATACAAGGGCCATCCATTtcagaaattgaaaatgtttatgTTGTCTACAATGATATCATTTATCGTTGCGATGGGGTACTGAAAGCAATTGATATATGTTTTCAgattatacatattttcaacttAAGATACCCTTATGAAAGCGAGAACATATGGATGTTTATTCAAATAGGTATGTACAACCTAAACACTCCTTATGATAAGATACCCAATATTTTGGATCTTGTCAACAAATGTTCATAGAAATTCAAAGTTCTTCAAATACTGGTTGCGTCAATCTTTTAATTTTAGCTCACTCGATCaacttttgttttcaataatggTATTATGTAAAGAATGTGGCAAGAAGCTTGCTGATAATAATTCTTATCTCATTCacatttcaacaattcataGATTTTTGAGTAACTTTTCATGTGGCCAACAGGATTGTCCAAGGAAGTTCAATACTTTATCATCTTTGAAAAAACATACACAAAAATTTCACTCAGAGAAAAAtgtggccaaaaataaaaattctgaatctAAATCCTCTTCTAATAATTCTTTCCATTATGACAATGAGGTTTTATATGATGAATGTCCAGAACTGTCCGAAAATTCTCCTAATATTGTAGAAACTATTTTGCAAGATACATTTGAATTGCAAATGTTAacttttgtgaataaactatattCTCATCCTGCCATCAATAGATCTGTTGTTCATGACATTATAGGCACTACTTCTGAGCTGATCAATAACATATTCTCAAATATCcttttaaaaattgaagatttaCCAAATCTGCAAGGTCATTCATCCTATAATGAAATTATCTCAGCGCTATCAACggatattttcaaatcttgtAAATCAGAGTATAAACGGTTTCAACTTTTGGCaaaacataatttatatttcaaacCAGAAGAGTATTTCATTGGCTACCTCCCTGAAAGTAGAACCTCATCTATTGCTAGTACATCACAAGTACTCACAAAACAATGTAAAGGCGTAATTATATCTCTcagaaaaattcttaaaaaatatttagaaaccCCTGGTGTTCTTCAATACATGTTGGATTATatcaaaaatgaagaagaggTTTCTGATATATGAGCAGCATGTTTAATTGTAGCTTatggaaatttataaaaaataaaatggggAATAAAACGATACttcctttatatttatattatgatgaTTTTGAGACTGGAAATGTTTTAGGAACCCAAGCAGGAGTTCACAAATTAGGGGGAGTTTATGTGTCGTTTGCTTGTATGGGGCCAGAATTTGCACCAAGATTAGAAAGTATATTTTTGTGGGGAATATTTTACTCGTCAGATCGTGTTACTTTTGGCAATGAGGCTGTTTTCAAAGTCTTCTTAgatgaattgaaattcttgGAAACTGTTGGCATAAatgtaaataacaaacaaattttcTTTGTTGTACCAGTTTTTTTAGGCGATAACTTGGGAGTTAATTCAATTCTAGGCTTTCATGAGAGTTTTTCATCGAACAATTTTTGTCGTGCATGTTTTtctcataaaaatgaaacaaaatttatgACTAGAGAAAATAAGAATAGTTTGAGAAATGAAGATAATTATAACATACATATTGAAGAGAACAGTCATGGAATAAAAAGTTCTTGTATGTGGAATGAATTATCTTATTACCATGTCACTAAAAATTTGCACTTTGATATAATGCATGACTTGTACGAAGGCATTTGTCGTTACGATTTCggtagaattttgaaatttttcataaaagagaaaattttcacTCTGGAAACCCTTAATAGAAGAATCAAATACTTTAATCATTCATCTGTAGATGTAGGTAATAAAATTCCATTAATTCCAACAACACAAATTGAAAAGCAAATAATTATTATGTCATCAGCAGAAATGCATGCATTCCTTACCTATTTCAGTTTTATTGTTGGTGACTTAGTGGATGAATCAGATGAGGTATGGCATTTTTATCTGTTACTTTTCAATATAGTGCAGATAgtgataaaaccatcgattaaTGAAAGCGAATTGATATATTTGGATAATTTAATTCATGAGCATCATTCCTTGTATATTTCTTTGTTTAACCCATTACAGCCccgtggcaacttaagttgccacggCGCATTCGACTACATTCTATGCGCACGCGCAtagatattgaagttccattggTAAATTCCGGTCATGTGATATGTCCTGTCTCGAATAGCACAAACGTCAGTCAGATATTGTCAAACAGTGAGTTAGTGTATAACGATTTATTCAGAGctcttgaactttttcattcacCATAATGGCCGTCGATGAGAGATTGTAAGTATTCTATTTCAATAATGCATgcacatttgtatttttgtaccagttttattcaatatgaattcagcagtatatttcttcttcacaGTAATATTTTCATGCAATATTTTGCTTTTGCCATACGGGCAAAGTTTGATGGCAACTAAAGTGGCCAACGGGAACACGTGACAACGGTTTCTgcaatatttacatttcttaCTGAATGATTTCGACAGGTATACTCGTGGAAGATCAGGCACtggattacttcttcatgaatTAATTGACCTTATCGAGAACGATGAGGACATATCAGCCACCAATATAGCCATATGTCCACCTGATGAACTT
It includes:
- the LOC123670861 gene encoding protein FAM200A-like isoform X2 — translated: MSSSEEDYQGFSITMDKSQQASTSSHGKNDTDTPTKKRKYRDELSVDEKQKVFKRKFHSDWKNEEEFKGWLCEVPNEQGKFKCQLCNCILSLRAGKQEVVKHANSKKHLAKINARKSTPSVKSMFQESQTATSIKDEIATAEIRISAFFAEHNIAVSVADDLVDLIKVTCNKPDVVKGISLARTKTTKVINNVLCKVETSELISILKVIKFSILVDESTDLSMDKYLCILVRYVCPESGNLMTKLLKMLKLEATDTTAENIYRQFKQFFKACDIPLTNIIGLASDGANVMLGKHNSFMTRLMADTKVLVVLKCICHSAAIIASTACNVLPAAPEDLLRALSSYVSASGKRSAQLAELQEYLNNSKKKILKLSSTRWLCLHQCIERVLEMWSTLQHFFLLASTEDHLKQTKFILDALNCSETKAYLLFLKYVLNFLNSFNALFQAKTVLIHQLGAESRRIYFKFCNNFIKPSEIKIDVNCNLPINFVDIWKVYLGSDCENFILNLEVDVQKKIRLKCLEFYSVCCREMQNRLPMQDIFFNELLFITPKIALSLERPEECQQISAVISKFQAILDKKNEIETEWRNIQFHFSDEEKMELLELPISKFWHRIRETKDFSDKSIFINIATLALLVLSLPHSNAGAERVFSIMNDVKTKKRNRLQENTLNSLCVLRSHFQETGTNAAKMCVNEKHLDLMKSKNLYC
- the LOC123670861 gene encoding protein FAM200A-like isoform X1; this translates as MYAYLLINYFILARLRLILIILYFIFRFSITMDKSQQASTSSHGKNDTDTPTKKRKYRDELSVDEKQKVFKRKFHSDWKNEEEFKGWLCEVPNEQGKFKCQLCNCILSLRAGKQEVVKHANSKKHLAKINARKSTPSVKSMFQESQTATSIKDEIATAEIRISAFFAEHNIAVSVADDLVDLIKVTCNKPDVVKGISLARTKTTKVINNVLCKVETSELISILKVIKFSILVDESTDLSMDKYLCILVRYVCPESGNLMTKLLKMLKLEATDTTAENIYRQFKQFFKACDIPLTNIIGLASDGANVMLGKHNSFMTRLMADTKVLVVLKCICHSAAIIASTACNVLPAAPEDLLRALSSYVSASGKRSAQLAELQEYLNNSKKKILKLSSTRWLCLHQCIERVLEMWSTLQHFFLLASTEDHLKQTKFILDALNCSETKAYLLFLKYVLNFLNSFNALFQAKTVLIHQLGAESRRIYFKFCNNFIKPSEIKIDVNCNLPINFVDIWKVYLGSDCENFILNLEVDVQKKIRLKCLEFYSVCCREMQNRLPMQDIFFNELLFITPKIALSLERPEECQQISAVISKFQAILDKKNEIETEWRNIQFHFSDEEKMELLELPISKFWHRIRETKDFSDKSIFINIATLALLVLSLPHSNAGAERVFSIMNDVKTKKRNRLQENTLNSLCVLRSHFQETGTNAAKMCVNEKHLDLMKSKNLYC
- the LOC123670863 gene encoding uncharacterized protein LOC123670863, which produces MENFLEEGGLMHLKESLEENGIDSIDLITQLVQDKSFEETVPRLGDRLKIKRKLSLSQKTCYDEVTDQISTKKIIIDVPDIHATPSEVQSLRSTSSIDLDFTSTPIVFNITPTPVLSSIIIGDNTFHLEQLLQNSLMGRAIIELYRTNGQLSTTCQSYLVELIVQHLINIQPFRRLTNEDFRRLSKHIVELFPGELHQVYFTSPIKKRNSKDNKSGVARGKLVDKYRNRLTFLRKSGIISAKYTDKEEINTPEPNERNLEDDDFEEDLVWLIHNREPWGEVINKWSQTFEYRKQLIRQDIEFQEILQKFPIIKNPLGYTLIDIDFKRTFQPQYQLIFKKFEPIFHKLLELKKKNLNHGDLLIVDLIQSEKINVESRHYYMLTLLASLLPQKSYGKKGNIWHPTITDSVKGVIVHIKIPAEIEDTINSKRKFLSKYNLPLLPFVIIQGPSISEIENVYVVYNDIIYRCDGVLKAIDICFQIIHIFNLRYPYESENIWMFIQIGMYNLNTPYDKIPNILDLVNKCS